A stretch of the Papaver somniferum cultivar HN1 chromosome 6, ASM357369v1, whole genome shotgun sequence genome encodes the following:
- the LOC113288195 gene encoding uncharacterized protein LOC113288195, giving the protein MKSVTRSLLKLKIKKPNSYIPSSNQYRHFFRFRFLGKFFFHRSSSIQKFLRRLITMPPRKKPNTQSLSNLIAQQKLQQILDLIAQEKEEEEEEEEEEEANSDNQPLVNMTSVRRAKVKEANKRKTKDAVTKKRRKDGIDTPQSLPPRGKDQGRRKRLGDDTRGKIWESLAEHSRLVIREPTGTLEHDEED; this is encoded by the exons ATGAAGTCTGTCACCCGATCCCtcctaaaacttaaaataaaaaaaccaaattcatatatCCCATCCTCGAATCAGTACCGCCacttttttaggtttaggtttttggggaaatttttttttcatcgttcttcgtcgattcaaaaatttcttcgtcgactcataacaatgcctccacgaaagaaaccaAATACCCAATCGTTGTCAAATttgattgctcaacaaaaattacaacaaatacttgatttgattgctcaagagaaagaagaagaagaagaagaagaagaagaagaagaagcgaattcggacaatcaacctctcgtaaacatgacttctgtgagaag GGCAAAAGTTAAGGAAGctaataaaagaaaaactaaagatgccgtcactaagaaaagaaggaaagacGGTAttgatactcctcagtctctacctcctcgagggaaagatcaAGGTCGCAGAAAGCGTTTGGGGGATGATACAAGAGGAAAAATTTGGGAGAGTCTTGCTGAACATAGTCGACTCGTAATCCGTGAACCTACTGGAACACTTGAGCACGATGAGGAAGAttaa